GGTATGAGCCCGTAATATATCCTGTCACTCTTCTGAGCGTCATAACGTCATCGCTGCCGCATTCGTGGCATACCAGTTCCGTGCCGTCGGTTTTGTCGGCCTTGTTGCCTATAATTCCTTCGAACCCGCAGTCCAGACATTTGTCTTTCGGGATGTTGGTACAGAAATAATAAAGGCCTCTCTCCATCGCTCCGCTTACAATGTCTTTGTATTGGTCCACGGTAATATCATTACGCAGTTCGATGTAGGTGATGCATCCGCCGGTACAGAGGGCGTGGTATTTCCCCTCGGTCTCGATTTTGTCAAACCAAGGAACCTCCTGCCATACGGGAACGTGGTAAGAATTGGTGATAAATTCTTTGTCCGTAACATCTTCTATTACGCCGTACTGCTTGCGCAACAGTTTCGCGAAGCTATGGCACAGGCTTTCGGCCGGTGTGGCGTACAAACTGATATTGCGTTTTCGCGCTATTCCTTCGCGTTCGCAAATTTTCTTCAGTTCGGAGCAGACTTTGAAGAAGAATGCGTCAGCTTCTTTGTTGACGAAATGGTTATCGCCGAACAACACTTTTGAGGCCTCCGCAACGCCGATAAACCCGAGCGCAAATGTGCCGGTAGCCAATACGTCTCCGATTTTTTTGTCTTCGCTATATTCCTCGTTATGTTTCCAGACTTTATTGAGGTACATAAACGGGGCGGATCCCATCACTTGTTTGGATTGCCATTTGAAGCGAGCCTCCATCATCTCGATGCCTTTGTAAGCCAATTCGGTCACTTTCTCTACGAAAGCTTCCGGCGTTTTTGTCTCCAAAGCGATTTTCGGGAAGTTCAGCGTGACTGGCGAAAGGTTTCCGCGTCCGGTCTTGCCGTTCGATCCGTTTACGTTTGCGCCCAAGCGGGTTCGGCATCCCATCGTAGCTGCGTTTTTGTCCGGATCTATTTCCCCTTTCTCGTCGTAGATGTCGTATACTTCTTGGTTGCAGTTTACGTAGTTCGGGTAAACCCTCTTGATGGAGCATTCGTGGGCCAAGTCCAGCAAGTCGGCATTATTGACTGTGCCGTCTTCCTTTTTATGGTACTGCCAAATCTGTTGCGGGAAGATTGGCGTACTGCGTTTTTCGCCAATTCCGTCAATAGTGGCCTTGAGAATGGAGCGGATGAAAAGTTTTCCAGCCCAAGTTTCGCAACATCCGTAGTTGATGGAGCTGAACGGAAGCTGGTTGCCGGCCCGGCTTTCCAAATGGTTAAGATTATGGATGAATGCTTCGCAAGCCTGTTCCGTTTCCCTTACGGTTCGCAAGTAAGCTTCTCTTACGGAAGCGTTAGCTATTTTTATGTCTTTAGAAATGGCTTCAAGAAGCTGATTGTCAATCTCAGCGTCTCTTGTCGGAGTTTCTATTTCCCGGTATTTTTCAATTTCTGATAAATGACGATCGAAAGACAGTTTGATAAAGTCCTGCATCGCGTAGTCCATCGACTGCACGGAGATTCCTCCAAATTGGCAGTTCGATTGGCACTGAATCACTACTGCGGCTATCGAAAGCGCCGAACTAATGCTTTTCGGCGGTCGCATCGTGCCGTTCGTAGTGTGAATTGGCTTGGAGAGGATGTTGCCCATGTCAAGGAACATGCAGTTCTGTTGTCCCACGGTATAGGCGTTGAAATCGTGAATGTAGATCCATCCCTCGCCATGCAGGCGGGTGTGTTCTTCGGGCAAAAGGTAGTGTTTGGCGTACTCGCGCATAACCTCGCCAGACACACGGGTCATTCTTGCCGTGAAGACCTTCTCAGGCATGTTCGCGTTCTCGTTTTCGAGGTTTTTCAGATTGACCGCCTCGTCCACGTATTTGAGTAGTCCGTCGCGCTGTATTTTGCGTTTGGTCTTGTACTCGATATACTCCCGGGCGATGTCGGGCTCGCCCAAGCGCATAAGCTCGTCTTCCACGCGACGCTCGATTTCGTATATCGAAACATTGGGGCGATCAGCTACGGAAAGGCTAACGTTATCGCTTACAATGCGTGAAATATCGCTGTTTTCGGCTCTTTGGGCATCGATCGACGCGCAGGCCTTGAGTACGGCGTTGAGTATTTTTGTTTTTTCAAACGGCGACTCGGTTCCGTTTCTTTTGGTTATCATTCTTGTCATAGGAAGACTGGATTTGTTTGATGTAAAAAATCCTCAGAACCACGGGGTAAAAGACAGTGTCCGCCCGCCGGACTACGTCTTTTCGGCTCTGTTTTTTACTTCTCGCTTTTGAATTTATGCAGAAAGAAATCTTTTTCATAGGGAAAAAAACGCCCAATGACCAAAGTCATCTTTCGAGAAAATTTTGAAAAAAATTCGCGGTCCAGCTCCAAAGGGTTGAGCGGGGGACGGTTTTGAGAAACGTGTTTGTATCTGAACTTCGAGAAGTATATTTCGTTGAAAAAACGGATGTGTATTATGGATTTAGACCGAAAAAAATAGAAGAATTTATTCTGGATAGTAAACTTCATTATTAAATGAAGACAATTGAGGGAATGACAAAAATATAGCGGAAAAAGTCATGTCCTTTAGTGGAAAACACATTGCGAACGCCCCT
This region of Fulvitalea axinellae genomic DNA includes:
- the nrdD gene encoding anaerobic ribonucleoside-triphosphate reductase, whose product is MTRMITKRNGTESPFEKTKILNAVLKACASIDAQRAENSDISRIVSDNVSLSVADRPNVSIYEIERRVEDELMRLGEPDIAREYIEYKTKRKIQRDGLLKYVDEAVNLKNLENENANMPEKVFTARMTRVSGEVMREYAKHYLLPEEHTRLHGEGWIYIHDFNAYTVGQQNCMFLDMGNILSKPIHTTNGTMRPPKSISSALSIAAVVIQCQSNCQFGGISVQSMDYAMQDFIKLSFDRHLSEIEKYREIETPTRDAEIDNQLLEAISKDIKIANASVREAYLRTVRETEQACEAFIHNLNHLESRAGNQLPFSSINYGCCETWAGKLFIRSILKATIDGIGEKRSTPIFPQQIWQYHKKEDGTVNNADLLDLAHECSIKRVYPNYVNCNQEVYDIYDEKGEIDPDKNAATMGCRTRLGANVNGSNGKTGRGNLSPVTLNFPKIALETKTPEAFVEKVTELAYKGIEMMEARFKWQSKQVMGSAPFMYLNKVWKHNEEYSEDKKIGDVLATGTFALGFIGVAEASKVLFGDNHFVNKEADAFFFKVCSELKKICEREGIARKRNISLYATPAESLCHSFAKLLRKQYGVIEDVTDKEFITNSYHVPVWQEVPWFDKIETEGKYHALCTGGCITYIELRNDITVDQYKDIVSGAMERGLYYFCTNIPKDKCLDCGFEGIIGNKADKTDGTELVCHECGSDDVMTLRRVTGYITGSYHKRFNDGKKQEVNMRVKHH